GGCAATCGGATGCCATCGGCACGGATCTGCTGTCGGAAACCGGTCGCGCTCCGGCGGCCATCCCGGGAGCCCTGTTGCGTTTGGCTCCGGCGGCCTCCGGGGCCACCATGGCGCAAAGTGGATTGGAATACATGGTCATGAACGGGATGTATCGATCCAACCAGATGGGGTCGGCGTACGTGGCTGCCATGGCGAGTCTCAACAAATTCATCGTCCAAGACCTCACCTTGACCGCGCAAGGGTTGACAAACCTTGATGACAAGTCTGGCTTGGGAACGCTGGCTCTTTCTTGGCGCACCTTCCATGGCGTGACCGCGCAGGTCACCGGTTATTGGTTCTGGGGCGATTCGGGAACCGAGATGGCACTCTCCGGTGTCGGTCCGGCCATGGAAACCCGGCTCGGAATTTCTTTCTAGTTTCTACACCCAGGTGCCCTTCCTGCGACTCCTGTCGGGGGAAGGGGCGTACCGGGAGTCTCTCACCCAGTCATACCATCGCCAGAGGTTTCATCTTGCCGTTGGATTTCGACATGTGCACCGCACCCTGCCCAAGCTCCCGCAGCGGGTGGCTTCCGTGCCGGTGACCATGGAACCTCGCGGGCAACATGGCAGGGGGCAAGACGGCTTTCCCGCCTATCCTCGAGCGGAGTTCGGGCAGGCGCATCGCCGCGCACGCTGGGTGTCGCGTCCGAATTTCGGGGTTCGGCTGGAGACCAGCGAAGGGGATCATGTTCTTCTGCTGGGCGAGATGCTGCTGGTGGGACGCGGATCCTTCTGCGACATCGTGATCCACGACAGCTCCGTTTCCAAGGTGCATCTGCTCCTGGAAATCCTGCCGGGCGCGATCGCGATCGCCACCGATCTCAATTCGCGCAACGGCGTGAAGATCGACGGAAAATACGTGGATCGTGTCCTGCTGCATCCTGGCGAAGAACTCCATGTGGGCAGGGCTTGGATGCGCTTGGTGCCTTTGCGCATGGACTCGGATGGAGCCATCCGCGCCGACCATCGCAGCGGCGTGGATTCGCGCATCGAGGAGCTTCTCCGCGAACCCGGCCACTCCCGCGACTCCACCGTCTCCGACCGGTAGCGTGCCGGCTACTGGCCGATCTCGCCCATCACCTCCCGCCAGGCCTGCTCGGCGTGATTGCCGCAGTGGCGGAAGACCTTGTCCATGGCCTTGCGCTGCTGTCCGGAAAGACTGGATTCCAGCTTCGCGCCGTCGGCGGTGAGCCGGAGTCTGCGCACGCGCCGATCCGTTGGGTCCGGTTGGTTGTCCACCAACCGCATTTCCAGCAGTTGGCGCAATGGAGCGTTCAAGGCCTGCTTGGACACCCCCAGAATGCCCAGTAGTCCATTGACCGGCAGATCGGGGTTCCGGCCCACGAAGTAGAGGATGCGGTGATGCACGCGTTGCAGGCCGCGCCCTTCCAGGATGCGATCGGGCCCCGCCGTGAAGGCGCGGTAGGCGAAGTGGAACAGCTCCAAGGCTTGGTTGAGTTCTTGGGTGCGAGAATGGTCAAGAGTATTGACTTTATCTTCCATGAGACTCATATTAGGTCAACCATATTGATCTAGTCAAGGAGGTAGACATGAAACTCGCATCCCGGATCGCACGCCTGCACCCATCGCCCGTGCGGGAGATTCTGCGAGCGGCCAGCGGGCGTGAGGTGGTCTCGCTGGCCGGTGGCTTGCCGGACCCTGCCACCTTTCCCCAGCTGGAAGGGATGGCATCCACGCGGGCGCAATACGGTCTCACGGAAGGGGATCCGGACCTGCGCAAGGAAATCTCACGCCTTCTTTCCAAGCGAGGGTTGGCGTGCCCGGCGGAACGCATCCTGGTGCTGAACGGATCGCAACAGGGGCTGGACCTGGCGGCCAAACTGTTGGTGGAAGAAGGGACGTCCGTGCTTTGCGAGAGCCCCACCTACGTGGCGGCCTTGCAGGTGTTTTCGCTGTTCGGGGCGCGGCTGGAAGGAATGCCGATCGGCCCGGAGGGGCCAACCAGACAAGAATTGACGGAATCGTTCCGTTGTTGCGCGCCCTCGATGGCCTATGTGATCCCCAGCTTCCAGAATCCAACCGGTGCCCTCTGGAACGATCAATCGCGGGACGCGCTGGCCAGCGAACTGGATGAGCGTGCCGACTGCGTGCTCTTGGAGGATGATCCTTACGGCGAGCTTTGGTGGGGCCAGGCGCCGCCGAAGCCTGTGGCCTCCAGGCTTCGCAAGGCGCCGTGGATCTATCTGGGCTCGTTCTCGAAGTCCTTTGTGCCGGGATTGCGCATGGGCTTTTTGGCTTGCAGCGAGGAGCTGATCACCCCGCTGGAACGGCTCAAGCAGGCCTCCGACCTCCATTCCAACCGGCTTGCCCAAGGCTTGGTGCTCTCCGATTTGCGGGATCCAAAGCGGGACGATCGCCTAGCCGACCTGCGTGCGCAATACCGTGTCAAGTGCGATGCCTTCGCCGAGTCGCTGCAGCGGCACTTTCCGGCGG
This DNA window, taken from Fibrobacterota bacterium, encodes the following:
- a CDS encoding MarR family transcriptional regulator, translated to MEDKVNTLDHSRTQELNQALELFHFAYRAFTAGPDRILEGRGLQRVHHRILYFVGRNPDLPVNGLLGILGVSKQALNAPLRQLLEMRLVDNQPDPTDRRVRRLRLTADGAKLESSLSGQQRKAMDKVFRHCGNHAEQAWREVMGEIGQ
- a CDS encoding PLP-dependent aminotransferase family protein; the encoded protein is MKLASRIARLHPSPVREILRAASGREVVSLAGGLPDPATFPQLEGMASTRAQYGLTEGDPDLRKEISRLLSKRGLACPAERILVLNGSQQGLDLAAKLLVEEGTSVLCESPTYVAALQVFSLFGARLEGMPIGPEGPTRQELTESFRCCAPSMAYVIPSFQNPTGALWNDQSRDALASELDERADCVLLEDDPYGELWWGQAPPKPVASRLRKAPWIYLGSFSKSFVPGLRMGFLACSEELITPLERLKQASDLHSNRLAQGLVLSDLRDPKRDDRLADLRAQYRVKCDAFAESLQRHFPAAEFRKPDGGLFFWANLVPGRDLREIASRAMEAGVAFLPGEHCFPGAPEFGWARLNFSHASPSEADRALGVLARICRSL
- a CDS encoding FHA domain-containing protein, with product MHRTLPKLPQRVASVPVTMEPRGQHGRGQDGFPAYPRAEFGQAHRRARWVSRPNFGVRLETSEGDHVLLLGEMLLVGRGSFCDIVIHDSSVSKVHLLLEILPGAIAIATDLNSRNGVKIDGKYVDRVLLHPGEELHVGRAWMRLVPLRMDSDGAIRADHRSGVDSRIEELLREPGHSRDSTVSDR